The sequence CTGTTAGCGAGAAAATTGGTGCTTTCAGCGATGGCGGCTATGAGAAGAACCCCAGCAGGAAGGACGATTGGGGTGGTCACGTCGGAAGTGCACATTATAGCAAAGTCAAGCACGACCCGACATACGGAGATCAATCCAGCGTGAACGAAACGTACCATATAGCATCAAGCAACAACAGAACCACCGGTAATAGTAGTAGTCAAAATAAGGGCAATGGGAATAACCAACACAGCGGAAAGGGTGGAAGTAACACCCAAAGTAACTACAACAGTAAGGACACAGGACGGGGCACCAACAGCAACAACTACCACCATAGCGGTAACAACACATATAATAGTAGTGCAAGTGGGTATACAAATGGTAGAACTCCcaacggaggaggaagcaacgACAACAATAATGATGGAGACGGAGATGACGATGGGAATAATGGGCACTACGGCGGAAACGGCAGGTGTGACAATAACGGGGAGAGTAACGACGACGATCATGacgacgatgaggatgatAACGATGACGATGGGGAACGAAGCAACGGTCGGAGTGGACACCAAAATGAACGAGTCCACGACCCAGGTGatccaaatgggaaaatgtaCTACTCAAGAAATAACGGCTCGTCCGCATCAGTAACGTCTTCATATATTAACACAGATGCAAATACATCGAATAGCGGTGCGATGAAGCATCAGTGTCAGAAGAAGCGGAAAAGTGGGAGAACCAGTTGCCCAACTGCAAACGATAACAACAATGGACGAACCAGTAACAGTGCCAGCAGTGTTAACTTCATagggggaggaagcagcAGCAATGGGTATGGTGACTACAATAGTAGCGGTGTAGAGTATGCCAATGTAGACAGGAGGACTAACCTCAATTTAAGAAGAGGAATGAACGATGGTAATGTTGAATATTATAATCCGTACAGGATGGATGATATATATGACAGATCCGCCACGGAAGCACCCAATCATAACCGTGGAAATTACGATTGCAGTGGTGGTCATTATAGAGATAACTACGCCAGCAGCCGTGGGGACGATGCCCATGGGGGGAACACAATCGGAAGGAACAGCGGAAGTATTGGCTACGCTAACAACGGTAATAACTGTAACAACAATATCAGCGGAAGTGGGAATGATCAGGAGACCAATTTAGGCCCCACCAGCAATTCCACGATGAGTAAAAATATtgggaataaaagaaactaCGGCACCAATGTGAATTATGAGGACATGTGCCTCAACCCTAGTTACGCCAAACAGGGGGacagcaacagcaacaacaacagcagcaacagtAAGCAAATAAGGAAAGGCCAAAACTGCGGAGATGGCGGGGACAGTGGTGATAGTAACCATGGTGATTGCAACGATTGTGCTGATCGTGATGACCGTGGTGACTGTGGCAACGCAGAGGATCAATCGCAGAAGCGACTCGTGCACGCCGCAAACTCGGAAATGCTCAACCCGGAGGACAGGAAGAGAGAAGCGGAAAAATACAAAGTGTTAGGAAACCAAAGCTACAAGTTGGGCTATTTCGAATCCGCCATCGATTATTACACCAAGGCAATTTCCTACGACAACACCAATCATGTGTATTACACGAATAGGGCCCTCTGCTATAAGAAGCAGAAACTATGGAAGCTAGCCAACAGTGACGCAAGGCAGGCCCTAAACTTGGAGGAAGAATCTGTGAAGGCGCACTTCATTCTTGGATTGACCCTCCTACATCTGAACAGTTTAGAAGAGGGTTTAAAAAAACTAACAAAAGCGAAAACCCTATCTAGTTATTTAAAAGACTCAAACGAAAGC is a genomic window of Plasmodium coatneyi strain Hackeri chromosome 1, complete sequence containing:
- a CDS encoding Erythrocyte membrane protein: MKSIAEIEGRQSEHFKNKYNSTKKNKKRVCDFRNFSNHRRVKKRANRKINRGNKHWDANAVKNRALFLHTKLLKSLKQMETNKGEEKKNFLKNWNMNYLSNNFSAFMKGAESVAGDRSHSGKNGLSGRSAHSGNRCFLSRNVDPERGGNAHNESGTHGEGSSELYSQGDRYNIYVPQQNSPNFSHTTCKQVQGNAPNVNNLPPHEYIQSSTKEHTPYGDIRGVWEKIKSRSGLSNFVETVIQDGVNAVSEKIGAFSDGGYEKNPSRKDDWGGHVGSAHYSKVKHDPTYGDQSSVNETYHIASSNNRTTGNSSSQNKGNGNNQHSGKGGSNTQSNYNSKDTGRGTNSNNYHHSGNNTYNSSASGYTNGRTPNGGGSNDNNNDGDGDDDGNNGHYGGNGRCDNNGESNDDDHDDDEDDNDDDGERSNGRSGHQNERVHDPGDPNGKMYYSRNNGSSASVTSSYINTDANTSNSGAMKHQCQKKRKSGRTSCPTANDNNNGRTSNSASSVNFIGGGSSSNGYGDYNSSGVEYANVDRRTNLNLRRGMNDGNVEYYNPYRMDDIYDRSATEAPNHNRGNYDCSGGHYRDNYASSRGDDAHGGNTIGRNSGSIGYANNGNNCNNNISGSGNDQETNLGPTSNSTMSKNIGNKRNYGTNVNYEDMCLNPSYAKQGDSNSNNNSSNSKQIRKGQNCGDGGDSGDSNHGDCNDCADRDDRGDCGNAEDQSQKRLVHAANSEMLNPEDRKREAEKYKVLGNQSYKLGYFESAIDYYTKAISYDNTNHVYYTNRALCYKKQKLWKLANSDARQALNLEEESVKAHFILGLTLLHLNSLEEGLKKLTKAKTLSSYLKDSNESEINRYILQAKKLIYLRDEQNKQLTYTELQSFLIDKINLLNQIGYISNEEKCLRTQQTENLFKEVLNSFQKKQIPDYLCCKISMCLMNEPVITPSGMTYDKIFLYEHVKHNGSFDPVSREQFSMREVIPNYAIKEATDNFLKCNPWAFEE